A window of Oryza glaberrima chromosome 2, OglaRS2, whole genome shotgun sequence genomic DNA:
ATACAGACTAATCAAAGTTCTAAATCGTGGTAGATCATGAGTTGGGACTTAGTCTTGCCTAGCGCCCAGTGGTCAAAACTGTTCATGGTAGTCGGCTGGCTCTTAGAACAGTGCAGAGGCTTTTATCTACATCTGAAAATGTTTGGCCACACTAACACTAAAGGGCGTACTACACAGTACAGGAGCATGTTACCACACCAACACATTCATTTCCAGATAGAAGAGTCAGCGTTCAACCCTGACAAAAGCTATACTTTCAACTTTCAGAACATCGTATCAGCAGCGAGATGCACAGGCAGTGGTTTTGCTGATCACTTGCTACCAGAGCAATACTGTAAGATTACAAATTGAGATGctcatataaaatttttaccaCTCATATAAAACAAATGAAGCTGAAAGGGTAACGAATGATGGAGCAGACATGATATTACAAACCCCTTCTAGTATCATCTAATTTAGTTCAAGTAAATTTTGAAAATCTATGACTTTCAAGTCATAAAGAATAACAGTCATTGTAAATTTTGAAAACCTATGATTCATATATTCCGTATTGTGACTTGATCAACTTAAGAATAACAGTAATCAAGAAATGTATGCTACatatcatttatatatatgatgtttCATAGTTCATTTTTGAAGTAACCAACGTCATACAGAAGTGGAAGGAGAGTGTTACACAGGTTTATGATATTTTGCTCACCAGCAACACTATTCCTCAGTTCAGTCATTTCACGATGGATTATGCTATAAGAATTTGAATGCACTAGAATTTCATGGGCTCTTATTTTAGTTTTTATAGGCTCTGAATTCTTAGATAACAGAAATGAAGAAGGATCATTAATGGACAGCTACAATAACCCAGAAAATGGCAGAGTTAAGGCATACATATGTGAAGGTATCATGGTTATTAAGGCGGTATGGCGAGCTAAGGCGCTGCACACCCGCCTCAACGCTATTGCGGTATAGTGGTATGGCGTGGCGACGCCCTAAGAATAACTCTGCTAGCGATCAGAGGAAAAATAGGGAATAATCTGGTatggaaaatataaaaaatggcAAAACAGCCCATCAAACCAACCCTCATACCGGCCCACAAAGCCCAATAACCTATTAGGTTAAACATCTATACCCTAAAAGCATCGTGCATCAGATGTCCACAGCCGCCGCCACATGAGAAAACCAAGCGAAGAAAAGAGGAAGGAAACAGGAGCCAAGCCGAGCAGAGGAAGGAAGAGGTGAATGGAGCAGTGAGGATGGCAGCAGGGAGGTGAGGGAAACAGATCTGCCGCATCCAGAGCTGATGGTTATGGGAGTCGTGGATACTGAGACGTCGTCGCTGCTGCTAGGGTTCCAGATAAGATGgaatcctctctccctctctctttctttcttttggtgATGTTTTGGGTCACCATaaccccctcttctctcctggCATGGGATTGGGGTCGCCATAATCCCCCTATTCTCTCCTGGCATGAGATTGGGGTCGCCAGACACTGGCTGGTATGGCGTCAGGACGCCCTGGAGCCAGCAGAGCGCCATGCGCCTTCGCGACGCTATGGCGACGCCTTAAAAACAATGGAAGGTATTACTGAGGATCCCAAATGAACTTTAGTGTCAAAATTAAGTATCTTTTGCTAACTGTACAACAATTTTCTTAGGGCAAGAATTACAAACCATGTGACTGTCAACTAATATTGAAAAATCAATATACCAGAAACAACTATATTTGTCTAAGCTTATGTTGCAGAAAAAACCTGTAAGATAAAGAATGAATGATAGATCTTATTATAAAGGATGAATAAAATCTGCTTACCTTAGCAATTTCAGAAGGTTTGAGAGCGCCTTGAATATCTTGCTTATTTGCAAACACCAGCAATGAAGCTCCTGCTAGTCTCTGACAAATAAAAGTATAAAGCATTTTTCAATGATAGTGCAGTTTGAAAAGGGTGAAATTGTGAGGCCAAATGCCAAATGGATGTTTATTCAGTGATGCATTTCAGCTGTGAGCATAACGGTCAAGGTACACATTGCACATCCACTTAGTGTTATATTGGTAACCACTTAGTAAAATACAAAGCTAATGAGAATAAGTTGAAAAAGAGAGGTCTGAAACCAATGTAGAAGCTGAGCAACATAAATTTTGCTCAAATGCTTTGAGTTCAGTGTCCAATTGGAGAGAACCAAACTGCTTTCTGATATAAACATAGACCGCTCCTAAAACTAAAGAAAAGGGACATCTATATGCCATACTAATTCGTTTTCTGTACTTATTAGAAAACATCCTTGCGACAACAATCAGCTGCAATCAATGAAGGACATAATTAGATCCTGTCATTTGGTGGCCTAGAAATAGTACCTCTTCTTTCAAGAGATTGTGGAGTTCAGCACGGCAATCATCAAGCCTCCTAATGTCTGAACTATCAACCACCCAAACTAGTCCATCAGTTTGCTCAAAGTAATTCCTCCAGTAAGATCGGATAGTCTTCTGTCCACCGATATCCCATATGTTCAATGAGTACCTGCCACAATGACAAAACAAACATTATTCATTAATTTCCACCCTGAAGTAATACAAATGGAATTGCTATGCCTAGTGTTTTGGCTGATGCAATGATCAGTGAGTGGCTGCATTGAACATGAGACTTTTGTATCTACCTTTGTGTTGTTTGTTGACAACAATGTGACTAACATCATCGGAATGCACTAAAACAGGGGCACTTCAGATTGAAGAAATGCAAGcctgaggggaaaaaaatcaggtACTTAACCAAAAACCGTGAACTCACTCTAATTTAGCTCTAGCACCTGAGTTAAGTTTTTTCTGTGGTGAGGTCCCTAGCTCCCTACATGTAATCTTTTGTATATTCTTCCCCAATTAATGTGAATGGTCATGCGATATATTACAAAAGAACACATAAGATTCACATTTCGAATGAAGCAACTGGCAAAACTGATCTATCAGACCACTAGCCTATGCCTTTTTATTTCACGATTTAACAAGCTTTAAAATTACGTGGTATAGATGAATTATCGAATTTCTCCCTTGCTGCAAGGTTTTGTCCTAAATAGGATCTGTACACCATTTTGATGGTCCTAAATAGGATCTGTACACCAttttgatggaaaaaaaaataggaacaCTCCAACATCACATGATTCcctttgagaaaaaaaaaaccattgtcAGGTGGGTGCTCACTGGATCATATCAGGTGAAAGTTCATCTAACTTGAAAATGAAGACATGTCAAATTCAGCATATAGAAGATGCAACTAAATTATATCAACGATGAAATGTGTCACCTTGTATCCATTTAATGGTTATGCCCATCATTTCACATGAAAAAATCACCTTACCGAAAGCAAGTTTACATCATAATAATGCAGCAGTAAGAGCAACAGAAGAGGACCGATGGGACTCATACTTGTGGTACTTGATGGTCTTGATGTTGAAGCCGAGGGTGGGGCTGATGACGCCGGTATCCTCCCCATTGATCTTGAGCACGATCGTCGTCTTCCCCGAGTTATCCAGCCCCCTGCGGGTGAACCCATAGATTCCCCAGACAGCATCAGGCacaaaaaatcaagaaatctACAGAGGAACGAACCGCTCAAGCGCCAGATCCGGAATGGAGAGAGAAGGATTGCCCACAGAATCGCAAAAGAAACTCTGGGGGTGGAGGGGGGCACCTACACCATGAGGATGCGCATCTCCTTCTCCTTGCGCTTGATCTTCCGGATGATGCTGAGCAGCCCCATCTAGGAGGCGCTCACGGgactcttcgccgccgccgccgccgccgcgcctctgGCAATGGGCAGGAGGCAGTGGCGTAGCTAGGAATTTTTCGTTTAGTAGTCCTActtcacaaatcacaagttCATATTACATACCAAAATTTTTCGAACACCATAAATCCCATATACATGTTGATAAATCTGCGTTGGATACCACACATGCTAATTTTATCACTATGACTTTAGATAGAAATAGAAACAACCTATACCAAAGccctcaaaaaaaattcaacatgattataatttttttctcaaaaagaaaCATGATTATCAAATTTTGCATTGATAGAACTTAATTGTGAAAGGGTGCATTGCTCCGATTactattttaattcaaatgaaAGCAATGTTGTATGGCATTAAAATTAGAGCTCACCTGTCATGTATGATGCGCAAGAAATGTATTTGCAGACAATTAGTTCTTGTACCACTGAAATTAAAATTGGAAACGCAAAGCCAGATCCCAACACAGCAGTAAACAATATTTGCAGAATACATTTTTGATTGATGTGGCAGTCCTAATACAGCAGTGACTCTGAAAGAGTGCATATATCTCTAGAATTGAATCACTCTTACTAATTCCTGAATCAAAATTTTTGGAGTAGCGAAAGAAGATTACCGAGTTTTCGAGagcacaaaattaattaagctggCTGGTCAGGGGTCATGGGATCCCGGTGCCAGCGGCCGATGGCGCCTCGGCGTCTGCCTTGCGGTGGCCGTGGTGCCTTGTCGCGGCGGTTCCTCGACCCTCTGCCGCTCCGTGGATTGAGCAGCCGGGAGGGCAAATGACGGCAGTGGCTCGGCACCTCGGTTGGCGACGGACAACGGGAAGTCGGGGAGACTGAGGCGGAAGCTGCGAGACCGAGGCGATGGAGAGGTGAGCGGAAGAGGCCGGGAGGGGAGGAACAGCGACggcgtggggtggggtgggggaagGTGGCGCTGGGGAGGGGGAAGTGGGGGATCGGGTTTGGAGAGAGGACCTAGGAGGCGGCGgaccggcggtgggtggcggacaagggcgggcggcgaggcggcgccgtgGGGTCGGCCGCGGGCGGTGGGCCGGTGATGGTAGCGGGAGCAAAGCGAGGCaaaggggaggaggccggccggccggggccGCGCCGGCACGTTGATGCCTTTCGGCGCCGGTGATGCcggggcggcggcacggggggggggggggggaacctGTTaccggagggaggaggagaggactctttggaggaaggaggagcgggCTCGCCGGAGCCAGCGCTGGAGGGGAGCCGCCTGTcgtcgccgctcctctccctcggACTGGAAACAGCGATGGGAAATtgggaagagatagagagagagaaaaaaccgaaggaaagagaagagagagcgcTAGGGGAGAGTGGGCCGGGCCCACGTGCGCGACTTGGCCTCCTGGCGCGCGGGCGCGAGATAGGAAGCCCCAGAACCAAATAGCTAGCATCACTAGAAGACCCACAACCATAACTcagtggaataagttcatctgaggtcccttaattttacaccaaatccaattttcgtcctttaaccccaaaaccagatacaaccggtccccgaactatcaaaaccggtacaaacgaggtccctcggtggttttgaaggcggttttggctgacgtggcgcctacgtagcTGGTTCGACTAGGtctccgtcccacgtggcattgatgtagcaattatatctcggaaaaataattaaaatcgtgggcccacatgtcagcaacataaaaaataattttaaaatggtggggcccacatatcagctaaaaaataaatatggtgggccccacgtgtcatctccctcttcccattcggctctccctctccttcctcatcATGCCGCAACATGCcaacgacgatggcggcggccgaagCATCGGCGGAGCGGTGGCTGCAGCAGGCCGCGAGCGAAGGGGCCCACGAGGAGCGGAGGGCGtgggcggagcagcggcggcggcagggcgcgggcggcggaggtggctggaggaggaggagggagaggagtagGTCGCCGCCGAGTTTCGCTGCCTAGAGGACGGCAACGAGGTCGACCTCTTCGCCGTGTTTGACGGCCACTCCGACACCGACGTCGCCACCTACATCCGGCGCCACAAgtcatctccctctccccacaTGTTCTCTTGTgcggccgccgtcctccgcctccaccggccTTCGCCCCAAGCCATGCAGCCTTATacgacgacgccgcctcctctcgcccTCCCATGGCTCGCCGCCTCGGCCGGCTGTTCCTTCTATCTCCATGGAGTTGGAGAAGGCGACGAGGTTGAGGAGGTCGCCGCGGGGCTGGGCGAACcacggcgcggaggaggcgaccACGCGACCGACGCTCGACccagcgaggcggcggctgtggcggcggtATGGCTGGCGAAGGctgaggcggcggtgggggatggCGGCGCTAATGGCGAGCCGGCCCTGGAAGGatggcgcgacgacgacggccgatGCGGGGGTCGGCGTCCAAGAGGCAGCcacgcgaggaggcggcgccctacgcagcgcggcggtggtggcctcGGTGGAAGGGGAGGTCAGCGTGGCGGCGCGGGTACCCAGCGGCTTGGCCACGCTCTGCCGGGCGCCGGCCGTGAGTGAGGCGGAAGCAGCTGCAGCAGATTCGGCTgtgcgcggaggcggcgcccatGTAGCGTGGAGGCGTTTTTTGCTTGGTGCTGCAGGTGGCTTAGaggagatgacatgtgggggccCACCATATTTTTTACctggcatgtgggtcccaccatttttaaattatttttttgtgtggctgacatgtgggcccacgatttttattatttttttagatataattgccacgccattgccacgtcaatgccacgtgggatagagacctagtcaaaccagccacgtaggcaccacgtcagccaaaTCCGCTttcaaaaccgccaagggacctcgtttgcaccggttttaatagttcgaggaccggttgtatctggttttggggttcAAGGACGAAAATTGAATTCGGTGTAAAATTAAGGGACCtcatatgaacttattcctaactCAGTATAAGGAAAGAAAGGTGCACCACACCTGTACAACACGTTAGGAATTAAGATGGGGGAAGAAGGGATGGGGAGTTCGAGGAGAGGACCACTGCCGCTGGAGTTGTGCAGTGCTCGGCACCGGTCATCTCCACCATGACGGCACAGCGGCAGCACCACGTGTTGAGGGACAGGGTTGACCTCTATCGTCACCTCCTACCTACTAGATCTTCCTGCCGATGATCAAGGAAGCCAAATATATAGATCTAGCAGGTAGGAGGTGACGACAGAGGTAAAAGCTGGTGGGGGATGagaactcatatatatatatatatatatatatatatatatatatatatatatatatatatatatatatatatatatatatatatatgtatgtatgtatgtatgtatgtatgtatgtatgtatgtatgtatgtatgtatgtatgtatgtatgtatgtatgtatgtatgtgcacGGTGGAGTGCACCTGCCCCGCTCATTGTAGGGAATGGCCTCTTTGATCGCCTCCGACTCTGAACTCCGAGTCCAATGGTGGTCTTCGTTCGTGCGTTGCGTGTCCACTAGTATCtctaccaaattagtttcattaaatccaatattaaatatattttgaaaatctattattttgactttaaaatgttgctattttttttctattaccttagttaaacttgaagaagtttaactttaagaaaaaaataaaaaacattttcCTCCCCGTCCAAAAATATAGCTATATAGTATTATGAACCTAGAATAAAGGAAGTATAATATGAAGTGAAGGGAGTGTCATGCAAGCGCCGTAGCGATCGTGTCAACCACATGACATGGAATGGGACAGGCTGTggtgaaccctgagttcctttTGACACTCAAGGCAGTtgtttggcccgatctttcagtgagttgatgataactacgatttggaagaaacgttgacgacccgactacaaccgtacaagacgttgtgttgcgcctttgcgatcgatacacctctccgtgggttgttgatcttgccagtgcggatcaaccttattcctgcaagcaaatcgaagaaacaagcaagaacaagataaaagcaatctaaattgcaaataggaatgaatacacacgataagttggggtttcgaataaaaatagacggacggtctagccgacacgcacGCTGCAAGGAAGTAACAATGGCTAAattttcatctaaacaaaacccaagaaaccgtgaaggggtacctagctatttatagGGGTGGATGGACGACCAAGGGTGCTCTAGGGTCGTTGTCCACcaggttggggcgcaccccacatgggccccacttgggccggggtcccaaacaaagttacaagcctAGAAGCCCAAGACAGGTGATGCAACACTTTGTTTATGTGATTGCAGCCAAACGACATAGAATTTggcgatgaggctggatccgttggaaagagggccCCGAgtgctttccatcaagtactcacaggccgaaaacggaggtcgtatgcagattcggcggccgtttgaagttagcagtgtagtaggtggccgaatcagattccagcacttggaggacttgatcttgatatcttcttggttgtatccgtagtagccatggtcacatcaggcTGGCTTAGTAGTTCTTCCTTAATGACTTTATCCTACGGGCTTAAGGACTTCTGCGAACCTCGTGAGCTTGGTCTAGCAATGagggttgttgttgttgttgttgttgttgttgttgttatagGA
This region includes:
- the LOC127764181 gene encoding ADP-ribosylation factor-like protein 2; the protein is MGLLSIIRKIKRKEKEMRILMVGLDNSGKTTIVLKINGEDTGVISPTLGFNIKTIKYHKYSLNIWDIGGQKTIRSYWRNYFEQTDGLVWVVDSSDIRRLDDCRAELHNLLKEERLAGASLLVFANKQDIQGALKPSEIAKVLNLEAMDGSRHWQIVGCSAHTGEGLLQGFDWLVQDIASRIYVLE